A region from the Coffea eugenioides isolate CCC68of chromosome 9, Ceug_1.0, whole genome shotgun sequence genome encodes:
- the LOC113782891 gene encoding outer envelope pore protein 16, chloroplastic-like: MVYYAGSISHHKFEDSLKKMCKEGAYWGTVAGVYVGLEDGVERIRGVRDWKNAMIGGALTGAVISAASNKNKDKIVMDAIAGSAIATAAEFINHFT; encoded by the exons ATGGTTTATTATGCAGGGAGTATTTCTCATCATAAGTTTGAGGATTCG TTGAAGAAAATGTGTAAGGAAGGAGCATACTGGG GAACCGTAGCTGGAGTGTACGTTGGACTGGAGGATGGTGTAGAGAGGATTCGGGGTGTTAGAGATTGG AAGAATGCAATGATTGGGGGTGCATTGACAGGAGCTGTAATATCAGCAGCTAGTAACAAGAACAAAGACAAGATTGTGATGGATGCCATTGCAGGTAGTGCTATTGCAACTGCTGCAGAGTTTATCAACCATTTCACATGA